Sequence from the Actinocatenispora sera genome:
CGGAGATGAACTTCCGAAGCAGCGCGGTGTCCTTGTAGTCGACGTAGATGATCTTCTCTTTGTCGAGAGGATTCACCTTTTTTTTGGGCTTCCGCAAAGACGGAGGCTTAGCCATTTCAGTGTTGCCTTTCACGTACGGATGCCGGTGCCGCGCGGGGCGGCACGCCGGCTAGAACGGGGGCTCGTCGTCGAAACCGCTGTTACCGCCGCCGGAGCGGCTCGCGGCCGGAGTGGCCGACGCCCACGGGTCGTCGCCGCCGGAGTTCCCACCACCGGAACCGCCGGACGAACCGAACCCGCCACCGCCGCCACCGCTGCGCGACATCTTCTGCACCTTGGCCGTCGCGTACCGCAGGGAGGGGCCGATCTCGTCGACCTCCATCTCGATGACGGTGCGCTTCTCGCCCTCCCGGGTCTCGTACGACCGCTGCTTGAGCCGGCCCTGCACGATGACCCGGCTGCCGCGCTGCAGCGACTCGGCGACGTTCTCCGCCGCCTGCCGCCACACCGAACAGCTCAGGAACAGCGCCTCGCCGTC
This genomic interval carries:
- a CDS encoding single-stranded DNA-binding protein; its protein translation is MAGETVITVVGNLVNDPELRFTNSGAAVASFRIASTPRTFDRQSGEWKDGEALFLSCSVWRQAAENVAESLQRGSRVIVQGRLKQRSYETREGEKRTVIEMEVDEIGPSLRYATAKVQKMSRSGGGGGGFGSSGGSGGGNSGGDDPWASATPAASRSGGGNSGFDDEPPF